In Oryza brachyantha chromosome 2, ObraRS2, whole genome shotgun sequence, a single window of DNA contains:
- the LOC102713446 gene encoding sugar transport protein MST5-like: MPGAVIVHHHTRYKTYPGEVTGFVFFCCLVASLGGCIFGYDIGLTAGLTSTESFLAMFFPVIFEQQKERVITNQYCKFDSQELTLFGSSLFLSAMVAAFFASPMARAFGRKWTLFVAAVAYIVGAVFGALAANFVVLITGRLLLGVGVGLCIHASPLYISEMAPAQQRGMLNILFQLMITVGILSASLTNYWTSKITGGWGWRVGLAFGTVPAALIALGSLAIPDTPISLIVRGDGEMARATLAKIRGVDDVRAEFEDLTTASEESKAVAHPWRELFFGGKFKPQLTFALLIPFFQQLTGINVIMFYAPVLFKTVGFRQDASLVSSVITGLVNVFSTFVAIMTADKVGRRALFLQGGTQMIISQILVGTFIGLQFGLSGTGAMSEQYAMCIVLFVCVYVAGFAWSWGPMGWLIPSEVYPLAVRSAAQSVTVAVNMFFTAFISQIFLTLLCHLRFGLFYFFGGWVLLMTIFIATLLPETKCVPVEEVSLVWRKHWFWRKFVIDAGDTRGAEMRKRIALEMS, encoded by the exons ATGCCGGGGGCCGTCATCGTGCACCACCACACGCGGTACAAGACGTACCCCGGCGAGGTCACCGGCTTCGTCTTCTTCTGCTgcctcgtcgcctccctcGGCGGCTGCATCTTCGGCTACGACATCGGCCTCaccg CCGGGCTGACGTCGACGGAGTCATTCCTGGCCATGTTCTTCCCGGTGATCTTCGAGCAGCAGAAGGAGCGGGTGATCACCAACCAGTACTGCAAGTTCGACAGCCAGGAGCTCACGCTCTTCGGctcctccctcttcctctccgcCATGGTCGCCGCCTTCTTCGCCTCGCCGATGGCCCGCGCGTTCGGCCGCAAGTGGACGctgttcgtcgccgccgtcgcctacATCGTCGGCGCCGTCTTCGGGGCACTTGCCGCCAACTTCGTCGTGCTCATCACCGGCCGCCTCctgctcggcgtcggcgtcggcctgTGCATCCAC GCGTCGCCGCTGTACATCTCGGAGATGGCGCCGGCGCAGCAGCGGGGGATGCTGAACATCCTGTTCCAGCTGATGATCACGGTGGGGATCCTGTCGGCGAGCCTGACGAACTACTGGACGTCGAAGATCACCGGCGGGTGGGGCTGGCGGGTGGGGCTGGCGTTCGGCACGGTGCCGGCGGCCCTCATCGCGCTGGGGTCGCTGGCCATCCCGGACACGCCCATCTCCCTCATcgtgcgcggcgacggcgagatgGCCCGCGCGACGCTGGCCAAGATccgcggcgtcgacgacgtgCGCGCCGAGTTCGAGGACctgacgacggcgagcgaggAGAGCAAGGCGGTGGCGCACCCGTGGCGGGAGCTCTTCTTCGGCGGCAAGTTCAAGCCGCAGCTCACGTTCGCGCTGCTCATCCCCTTCTTCCAGCAGCTCACCGGCATCAACGTCATCATGTTCTACGCCCCCGTCCTCTTCAAGACCGTCGGCTTCCGCCAGGACGCCTCCCTCGTCTCCTCCGTCATCACCGGCCTCGTCAACGTCTTCTCCACCTTCGTCGCCATCATGACCGCCGACAAGGTCGGCCGCCGAGCGCTCTTCCTCCAGGGCGGCACCCAAATGATCATCTCCCAG ATCTTGGTGGGGACGTTCATCGGGCTGCAGTTCGGGCTGAGCGGGACGGGGGCCATGTCGGAGCAGTACGCCATGTGCATAGTGCTGTTCGTGTGCGTGTACGTGGCCGGGTTCGCGTGGTCGTGGGGGCCGATGGGGTGGTTGATCCCGAGCGAGGTGTACCCGCTGGCGGTGAGGTCGGCGGCGCAGAGCGTGACGGTGGCGGTGAACATGTTCTTCACCGCCTTCATCAGCCAGATCTTCCTCACCCTCCTCTGCCACCTCCGCTTCGGCCTCTTCTACTTCTTCGGCGGCTGGGTGCTCCTCATGACCATCttcatcgccaccctcctcccgGAGACCAAGTGCGTGCCCGTCGAGGAGGTCTCCCTCGTCTGGCGGAAGCACTGGTTCTGGCGCAAGTTCGTCATCGACGCCGGCGACACCCGCGGCGCCGAGATGAGGAAGAGGATAGCCCTAGAGAtgagctag
- the LOC102717956 gene encoding CBL-interacting protein kinase 26 yields the protein MDERRTILMDRYEIGRQLGQGNFAKVYYARNLTSGQAVAIKMIDKEKVTRVGLMVQIKREISIMRLVRHPNILQLFEVMASKSKIYFVLEYAKGGELFKKISKGKFSEDVARWYFHQLISGVDYCHSRGVYHRDLKPENLLLDENENLKVSDFGLSALSESKRQDGLLHTTCGTPAYVAPEVLSRRGYDGAKADIWSCGVILFVLVAGYLPFHDTNLIEMYRKISRADYKCPRSFSVELKDLLYKILDPDPSTRISISKIKRSAWYRKTTDVNAVKSKHETGEKMYKGEATTSDSNPASSRDRVYNGEATTSDSPECSNSKENHASLSLPNLNAFDIISLSTGFDLSNLFEERYGRREERFTTRQPAATIFAKLNELARRLKLKIKKKENGVLRLIAPKEGIKGFLELDAEVFELAPSLHLVEFKKSNGDTIEYQKLMKEDIRPALKDIVWAWQGDPHQQPEQSMQSEQQPSPLPSQQPQD from the coding sequence ATGGATGAGAGGAGGACAATTTTGATGGATCGTTATGAAATAGGCAGGCAGTTAGGTCAGGGGAATTTTGCCAAGGTATATTATGCTCGGAATCTCACCAGTGGACAGGCCGTTGCAATAAAGATGATTGATAAGGAGAAGGTCACAAGGGTTGGGCTAATGGTGCAAATAAAGAGAGAAATTTCAATAATGAGATTAGTAAGGCATCCAAACATTCTTCAGCTTTTTGAGGTGATGGCAAGCAAGAGCAAGATTTACTTTGTTTTAGAGTATGCTAAAGGTGGTgaactttttaagaaaatatccAAGGGGAAGTTTAGTGAAGATGTTGCCAGGTGGTACTTCCATCAGTTGATCAGTGGTGTTGACTACTGCCACAGCCGAGGTGTTTATCATCGTGACTTGAAGCCAGAAAACCTACTTCTAGATGAAAATGAGAACCTAAAAGTCTCGGATTTTGGTTTAAGTGCCCTTTCTGAGTCCAAGAGACAGGATGGCCTCCTTCATACCACCTGCGGAACTCCAGCTTATGTTGCTCCTGAAGTTCTTAGTAGGAGAGGCTACGATGGTGCGAAGGCTGATATATGGTCTTGTGGAGTAATTCTGTTTGTGCTGGTGGCTGGCTACCTTCCTTTCCATGACACAAATCTTATAGAGATGTATAGAAAGATTTCCAGAGCTGACTACAAATGCCCACGTTCTTTTTCTGTTGAGTTGAAGGATCTGCTATATAAGATACTTGATCCAGATCCAAGTACTAGAATTTCTATCTCAAAGATAAAAAGAAGCGCTTGGTACAGAAAAACCACTGATGTAAATGCAGTGAAGAGCAAACATGAAACGGGAGAAAAGATGTATAAGGGTGAAGCCACAACCTCTGACTCAAATCCAGCGTCATCAAGAGACAGAGTGTATAATGGTGAAGCCACAACCTCTGACTCACCAGAATGTAGTAATTCCAAGGAAAACCATGCTTCATTAAGCCTCCCGAACTTGAATGCATTCGACATTATTTCACTTTCGACAGGATTTGACTTATCCAATTTGTTTGAAGAAAGATATGGCCGGAGGGAAGAGAGATTTACTACTAGGCAGCCAGCAGCAACTATATTTGCTAAGCTAAATGAACTGGCCAGACGCTTGAAGCTCAAAattaagaagaaagaaaatggtgTTTTGAGATTGATAGCACCAAAGGAAGGAATAAAAGGATTCCTTGAGCTTGACGCGGAGGTCTTTGAACTTGCTCCATCTTTACatttagttgaatttaaaaaGTCCAATGGGGATACTATAGAATATCAAAAGCTTATGAAAGAAGATATAAGGCCTGCACTTAAGGATATAGTTTGGGCATGGCAAGGTGATCCGCACCAGCAACCTGAGCAATCTATGCAATCAGAGCAGCAGCCGTCACCTTTGCCATCACAGCAGCCACaggattaa
- the LOC102713716 gene encoding formin-like protein 10: MKKRLGFLLLLVAASALVESSREGRRGGEESLERFLDGWRRHLSSPPPSSSLVLSGYLVDKIWSVCLQDIVGPEETLGFGESFAWDGLSSHSTEDELKKMLFMELMTLLPPEKFSITYDCIRANYFRLGIPQVHSVALSNYLQSQQSLLGSNFHVRRRLVDKLVGDAPSMAPAFAPSMSSSDEVHSPHSVTEAPLKPSNSLNMESPNPHYPSKPAHKHWGVPPPVSTSDKHHDYMKVVLIAVLPTAVLSFLAAFLCFYCCGCNKSKVSVGEQRDDRPLLHLQFANLPGSSPDACVPVSPLHKDDHGVRPSNAGVSIGQCFPCCFKTSKDATTPTGGTQENNAITDTPKPMPPLPPPPPPPPPPPPPPPPPPPPVKKGAPPPPAPPKGTLARFPKLSPAESSRSEESSASDVASESSETEVNAPRAKLRPFYWDKVLANPDQSMAWHDIKFGSFHVNEEMIEELFGYGAGNQNNAKDKEIPIADPSPQHVFLLDVKKSCNLAVVFKAMNVRAEDIHDALIEGNELPRLLLETILRMKPTDDEEQKLRLYNGDNSQLGLAEQVMKALIDIPFAFKRIRALLFMSSLEEDASSLRESFLQLEAACGELKHRLFLKLLEAVLKTGNRLNDGTFRGGANAFKLDTLLKLSDVKGADGKTTLLHFVVQEIIRSEGVHEARLAMESGRSPPFPSTSDDNSNESLQEDGSYYSSLGLKIVSGLGNELHNVKRAAALDADALSTSVANLRHELLKAKEFLNSDMAVLEEKSGFHRSLESFIGHAESETNFLLKEDKKLRLLVKRTVRYFHGNDEKDDGFRLFVIVRDFLVMLDKACKEVGASQKKATNKSQSKGNCTPSTQSNRQEQQFPDILDHNFDSPDSND; encoded by the exons ATGAAGAAGAGGCTGGGGTTTCTGTTGCTGCTTGTGGCGGCGTCTGCATTGGTCGAGTCATCGAGagagggaagaagaggaggggaaGAGAGCCTGGAGAGGTTcttggatggatggaggcgCCATCTTTCTTCTCCACCTCCTTCATCTTCGTTGGTTCTCAGTGGGTATCTT GTAGACAAAATATGGTCAGTTTGCTTACAAGACATAGTTGGTCCAGAGGAAACATTAGGATTTGGCgaatcatttgcttgggatggGCTATCAAGTCATTCAACGGAGgatgaactgaagaaaatGCTATTCATGGAACTTATGACTCTTCTTCCACCTGAGAAGTTTTCTATTACTTATGATTGTATCCGTGCAAACTACTTCAGATTGGGCATTCCACAAGTACACAGTGTTGCGCTGAGCAATTATCTTCAGAGCCAGCAGTCATTGCTTGGTTCAAACTTCCATGTGAGACGACGTTTGGTAGATAAGCTGGTTGGAGATGCTCCTTCCATGGCTCCAGCTTTTGCACCATCGATGTCGTCCAGTGATGAAGTTCACTCTCCCCATTCTGTGACAGAGGCACCACTTAAACCTTCCAACTCTCTGAACATGGAATCTCCCAACCCACATTATCCCAGTAAACCTGCACACAAGCATTGGGGAGTGCCTCCTCCAGTTTCAACTTCAGATAAGCATCATGACTACATGAAAGTAGTCTTGATAGCTGTTCTTCCAACGGCGGTGCTCTCGTTCCTAGCTGCATTTCTATGTTTCTACTGCTGTGGATGCAACAAAAGCAAGGTATCAGTTGGTGAGCAACGAGATGATCGTCCTCTTCTTCACCTGCAGTTCGCTAACTTGCCTG GTTCATCGCCTGATGCGTGTGTTCCTGTCAGCCCACTTCATAAGGATGATCATGGGGTTCGACCTTCTAATGCTGGTGTAAGCATCGGCCAGTGCTTTCCATGTTGTTTTAAAACCTCAAAGGATGCCACAACACCTACTGGAGGAACACAGGAGAACAATGCCATAACTGACACTCCTAAGCCGATGCCTCCGCtaccgcctccgccacctcctccacctccacctccacctccgcctccgcctccacctccacctgtCAAGAAGGGTGCCCCTCCCCCACCTGCACCTCCTAAAGGTACCTTGGCAAGATTTCCTAAGCTGTCACCTGCCGAATCAAGTCGTTCTGAAGAGTCATCTGCAAGCGATGTGGCCAGCGAATCATCTGAAACTGAAGTGAATGCTCCAAGAGCCAAGCTCCGGCCTTTCTATTGGGATAAAGTTCTTGCTAATCCTGATCAGTCCATGGCCTGGCATGACATCAAATTTGGTTCTTTTCA TGTGAATGAGGAAATGATAGAAGAACTGTTTGGTTATGGCGCGGGCAATCAAAACAATGCCAAGGACAAGGAAATTCCCATTGCAGATCCTTCGCCTCagcatgtttttcttcttgatGTTAAGAAGTCATGTAATCTGGCAGTTGTTTTTAAGGCAATGAATGTCAGGGCAGAGGACATTCATGACGCTCTAATAGAAG GTAATGAACTTCCTAGATTACTTCTTGAGACAATCTTGAGGATGAAACCGACTGATGACGAGGAACAGAAACTCAGGCTTTATAATGGGGACAACTCGCAGCTAGGACTAGCAGAACAAGTGATGAAGGCTCTAATTGATATCCCTTTTGCTTTCAAGAGGATTAGAGCTTTGCTTTTCATGTCCTCTTTGGAAGAAGATGCTTCGAGTCTCAGGGAATCATTCCTCCAGTTGGAG GCTGCTTGTGGTGAACTAAAGCACCGCCTTTTTCTGAAGCTACTAGAAGCCGTTCTCAAAACCGGAAACCGTTTGAATGATGGGACCTTCCGTGGTGGCGCCAACGCATTCAAGCTTGACACTCTTCTGAAGTTATCAGATGTCAAGGGCGCTGATGGAAAGACCACATTGCTGCACTTTGTTGTTCAAGAGATCATTCGATCCGAAGGTGTTCATGAGGCGAGGCTGGCCATGGAAAGCGGAAGAAGCCCACCATTTCCTAGCACTTCAGATGACAATTCCAATGAATCTCTACAGGAAGATGGCAGTTACTACTCCAGCCTTGGCCTTAAGATTGTGTCAGGCCTTGGTAATGAGCTGCACAATGTGAAGAGAGCAGCAGCACTGGATGCTGATGCTCTGTCGACCAGTGTGGCAAACCTGCGACATGAGCTGTTGAAAGCCAAAGAATTCCTGAACTCTGACATGGCAGTGCTGGAAGAGAAGAGTGGATTCCACCGCTCGTTGGAAAGTTTCATAGGGCATGCAGAGTCTGAGACCAATTTTCTCCTGAAGGAAGATAAGAAACTGAGATTGTTAGTGAAGAGAACAGTTCGATATTTTCATGGAAATGATGAGAAAGACGACGGTTTTCGCCTGTTCGTCATTGTAAGAGATTTTTTGGTGATGCTAGATAAGGCATGCAAGGAGGTTGGTGCTTCACAAAAGAAGGCAACAAACAAATCTCAGAGCAAGGGTAATTGCACCCCATCAACCCAGTCAAATCGTCAGGAGCAACAGTTCCCAGACATTTTGGATCACAATTTTGATAGCCCGGATTCTAATGATTGA
- the LOC102713988 gene encoding zinc finger CCCH domain-containing protein 13: MLGPPRRGPAYKTKLCALWQRGNCNRDTCSFAHGHGDIRRPPASRSAFPHHPGRRDYRGGDFRGRVDRRFSPRRRHSPGREPRGHRPLYDKRPTSRERESSYSRSPSRKSERRHEKKTDDGETNSSRSLSLSDNNDENKKDKFSSGDEKEDHEKQLKQIHLDMEVLRDDKIQLEVILDEKIDDVRKISSKVNDLELQLRREKDECHRMTSKMKKFIKAHARFLKAQEEVKRSQARFERLGDLLASDILKRGANEEGSSVNVDEDPSGPYERSPNAAAAKKRSIPYSTSEEAKAVKKRRERDSDIMTRSDKYRSDGTDFDKTSKGTEGTKSLYLKKKLWEDEKSKLGANIFIDKAKDSPIKHVLPSTGMAAHAIIDDLNEAVELEDRHEPIDTLLENDADDKTRSPAGSLQPLPAIQNSYEQYEGDDEEVDVE, encoded by the exons atgctgggccctcctcgccgcgggcCGGCGTACAAGACGAAGCTGTGCGCGCTGTGGCAGCGCGGCAACTGCAACCGCGACACCTGCAGCTTCGCCCACGGCCACGGCGACATCCGCCGGCCACCGGCCTCCCGCAGCGCCTTCCCGCACCACCCGG GGAGAAGAGATTATAGAGGCGGTGATTTCAGAGGCAGGGTTGATAGGAGGTTTTCACCTCGGAGAAGGCATTCCCCTGGAAGAGAGCCCAGGGGTCATCGTCCCCTTTATGATAAAAGGCCAACTTCTCGAGAAAGAG AATCTAGTTATTCACGATCTCCAAGCAGGAAGAG TGAGAGGAGGCATGAAAAGAAGACTGATGATGGAGAAACCAACTCATCCAGGAGTTTGAGTCTCTCTGATAACAacgatgaaaataaaaaggataaaTTCTCAAGTGGTGATGAGAAAGAGGATCACGAAAAGCAG CTGAAACAAATACATCTGGATATGGAGGTTTTGCGTGATGATAAAATTCAGCTGGAG GTCATTTTGGATGAGAAGATTGATGACGTGCGCAAGATTTCTAGCAAAGTAAATGATCTTGAGTTGCAGCTTAGAAGGGAGAAAGATGAATGCCATAG GATGACCTCAAAGATGAAGAAGTTTATTAAAGCTCATGCTCGGTTTTTGAAAGCACAAGAAGAAGTGAAAAG GTCACAGGCTCGTTTTGAGAGGCTAGGTGATTTGCTTGCTTCTGATATTTTGAAGCGTGGTGCTAATGAAGAGGGGTCCAGTGTCAATGTTGATGAAGACCCAAGTGGTCCTTATGAAAGGAGTCCTAATGCTGCTGCAGCTAAAAAGAGATCAAtcccatactcaacaagtgaagAGGCGAAAGCTG tgaagaagagaagagagcggGACTCTGATATAATGACTAGGTCAGATAAATACAGGTCAGATGGTACAGATTTTGATAAGACAAGCAAGGGGACTGAGGGAACTAAGTCTTTATATTTGAAGAAGAAATTATGGGAAGATGAAAAAAGTAAGCTAGGAGCCAACATTTTCATAGACAAG GCCAAAGATTCTCCGATCAAACATGTGTTGCCCTCCACCGGCATGGCTGCTCATGCTATTATTGATGATCTCAACGAAGCTGTTGAACTGGAGGACAGACACGAACCCATTGACACATTGCTAGAAAATGACGCTGATGACAAAACTAGGTCACCTGCTGGCTCCCTACAGCCACTACCGGCGATACAGAATTCTTACGAGCAG TACGAGGGTGACGACGAGGAAGTCGATGTGGAATAA